The Azospirillum brasilense genome window below encodes:
- a CDS encoding Crp/Fnr family transcriptional regulator, whose protein sequence is MSLTDEEKSFLNELERNVTRHGSRSDLLQQGERYGCVRVMRKGWAIRHKALPDGRRQVVNFVLPGDIIGFYCNLFETADHGVTTLTPAEVANFQPERIIELFKLFPRLAAALAWSGAKEEAIIAERLLSVGRRTALERTAHLIVELLRRLSIVGLVEEGRFTLPVTQEILADALGLSIVHINRTLRRLRDIGLIDLAGQQITVHDVKQLSSVGQFDELYLHLIQAPKQLEHALDAKADRKRAGD, encoded by the coding sequence ATGAGCCTGACAGATGAGGAGAAGAGTTTCCTCAACGAGTTAGAGCGCAATGTTACCCGGCACGGTTCGCGATCCGATCTTCTTCAGCAGGGCGAACGCTACGGTTGCGTGCGCGTGATGCGCAAAGGCTGGGCAATCCGTCACAAGGCGCTTCCCGACGGGCGGCGGCAGGTCGTCAATTTTGTCCTGCCCGGGGACATCATCGGTTTTTACTGCAACCTGTTCGAGACGGCGGACCATGGCGTCACCACCCTGACTCCAGCCGAAGTCGCCAACTTCCAGCCGGAACGAATCATCGAACTGTTCAAGCTCTTCCCCCGTCTGGCCGCCGCTCTCGCTTGGTCGGGTGCCAAGGAAGAGGCGATCATTGCCGAACGTCTGCTCAGCGTCGGACGCCGCACCGCGTTGGAGCGCACCGCCCACCTGATCGTCGAGCTGCTGCGGCGGTTGAGCATCGTCGGGCTGGTCGAGGAGGGGCGCTTCACCCTGCCGGTCACCCAGGAAATCCTGGCCGACGCGCTGGGCCTCAGCATCGTTCACATCAACCGGACGCTCCGCCGTCTGCGCGACATCGGACTGATCGATCTGGCGGGCCAACAGATCACCGTCCACGACGTGAAGCAACTCTCTTCCGTCGGGCAATTCGATGAGCTGTACCTGCACCTGATCCAGGCACCGAAGCAGCTGGAGCATGCGCTGGACGCCAAGGCCGACCGCAAGCGCGCGGGCGACTGA
- a CDS encoding response regulator, translating to MTDALLAGRSASSGTLTVALLEDDMVLCLCMETLFEDWGMLLVSAPTPTALLDALNGGALPDILVSDYHLGRHGKAPESIRAVLAEIGSALPVIITTGDESAGTQADIRAAGWHFLPKPYDPESLRALILTVLGRAG from the coding sequence ATGACCGACGCCCTCCTCGCTGGCCGATCCGCAAGCTCCGGCACGTTGACCGTCGCCCTTCTCGAGGACGACATGGTGTTGTGCCTGTGCATGGAAACCCTGTTCGAGGATTGGGGAATGCTGCTGGTCAGCGCCCCGACTCCTACCGCTCTTCTGGATGCGCTGAACGGCGGGGCCCTCCCCGACATCCTGGTCTCCGACTATCATCTGGGACGGCACGGCAAAGCGCCGGAATCGATAAGGGCGGTGCTGGCGGAAATCGGCTCCGCCCTCCCCGTCATCATCACCACCGGCGACGAGTCCGCGGGCACCCAGGCGGACATTCGTGCCGCGGGCTGGCATTTCCTTCCCAAGCCCTACGATCCTGAATCGCTTCGCGCCCTGATCCTGACCGTCCTGGGGCGGGCGGGCTGA